ATTCGACCTCATGCCTACGATCACCGCCCTCAACACCCATCCCTATCGCAAGGGACGCCTGCGTGTCGAGATTGATGGGACCTACGCGTTCGAACTCTCGCGCAAGGCAATCCTCGCGCATCATGTTGTCGAGAAGGAGCAACTGAGCGCTGAACGGCTGCACGAACTGCAGACTGTCGCCGCGCGTGAAGCGGCGATCTCGCTGTTGGCGCGGCGTGAACGCTCACGCGCCGAGCTGGTCACGGCGCTTGGGCGCAAAAGCTTTCCTAAACCGGTGATCGAGACAGTGCTGACGAAGCTGCAGGACGAGGGGATGCAGAGCGACACCCGTTTTGCCGAGTCGTGGGTCAACACCCGACGACGCATCGCCCCGCG
Above is a genomic segment from Candidatus Zixiibacteriota bacterium containing:
- a CDS encoding regulatory protein RecX — encoded protein: MPTITALNTHPYRKGRLRVEIDGTYAFELSRKAILAHHVVEKEQLSAERLHELQTVAAREAAISLLARRERSRAELVTALGRKSFPKPVIETVLTKLQDEGMQSDTRFAESWVNTRRRIAPRGRAALRYELHQKGITETAVNHAVGKFSRDEEREALRELIESRLQRMADPKADQAKIKNRLLGLLARRGFAYDDIAAVLREHFPDWA